A genomic window from Sorex araneus isolate mSorAra2 chromosome 2, mSorAra2.pri, whole genome shotgun sequence includes:
- the LOC101555892 gene encoding developmentally-regulated GTP-binding protein 1-like, translating to MLRGLVGVSVTGRRAVWRPVSLPNRRHHESTLAKIAEIEAEMARTQKNKATAHHLGLLKARLAKLRRELITPKGGGGGGPGEGFDVAKMRDARIGFVGFPSVGKSTLLSNLVGVYSEVAAYEFTTLTTVPGVIRYKGAKIQLLDLPGIIEGAKDGKGRGRQVIAVARTCNLILIVLDVLKPLGHKKIIENELEGFGIRLNIKPPNIGFKKKGRGGINLTATCPQSELDAETVKSILAQYKIHNADVTLRSDATEDDLIDVVEGNRVYIPSIYVLNKNDQISIEELDIYKVPHCVSISAHHRWNFDDLLEKIWDYLKLVRIYTKPKGQLPDYTSPVVLPYSRTTVEDFCIKIHKNLIKEFKYALVWGLSVKHNPQKVGQDHTLEDEDVIQIVKK from the coding sequence atgctcaggggtttggtCGGCGTGTCTGTGACGGGAAGACGGGCTGTGTGGAGGCCTGTGAGCCTCCCGAATCGGCGCCACCATGAGAGCACCTTAGCCAAGATCGCGGAGATCGAAGCCGAGATGGCCCGTACCCAAAAGAATAAGGCCACAGCTCACCATCTGGGACTGCTGAAGGCTCGGCTAGCTAAGCTTCGCAGAGAACTCATTACTCCAaaaggtggtggaggaggaggaccaggagaaGGTTTTGATGTGGCCAAGATGCGTGATGCTCGAATTGGGTTTGTGGGTTTTCCATCTGTCGGGAAGTCCACACTGCTCAGTAACTTGGTAGGTGTGTATTCTGAGGTGGCAGCCTATGAGTTCACTACTCTGACCACTGTGCCTGGTGTCATCAGATACAAAGGTGCCAAGATCCAGCTCCTTGATCTCCCAGGTATTATTGAGGGTGCCAAGGATGGGAAAGGTAGAGGCCGTCAGGTCATTGCAGTGGCCCGGACCTGTAACTTGATTCTAATTGTTCTGGATGTTCTGAAACCCTTAGGACATAAGAAGATAATTGAAAATGAGCTGGAAGGCTTTGGTATTCGCTTAAACATCAAACCCCCTAACATTGGCTTTAAGAAAAAGGGTAGAGGAGGCATTAATCTCACAGCCACTTGCCCTCAGAGTGAGCTGGATGCTGAAACTGTGAAGAGCATTCTGGCTCAATACAAAATTCATAATGCTGATGTGACTCTGCGTAGCGATGCCACAGAAGATGACCTCATTGATGTAGTGGAAGGAAACAGAGTTTATATTCCCTCCATCTATGTGTTGAATAAGAATGATCAGATCTCCATTGAGGAACTAGATATCTATAAGGTGCCTCACTGTGTATCCATCTCAGCTCATCACCGCTGGAATTTTGATGATCTGTTGGAAAAGATATGGGACTATCTGAAACTAGTGAGAATTTATACAAAACCCAAAGGGCAGTTGCCAGATTACACATCTCCAGTGGTGCTGCCTTATTCCAGGACCACAGTGGAGGATTTCTGCATCAAGATTCATAAAAATCTTATTAAAGAATTCAAATATGCTCTGGTCTGGGGTCTCTCTGTGAAACATAATCCTCAAAAAGTGGGTCAAGACCATACGTTGGAGGATGAGGATGTCATTCAGATTGTGAAGAAGTGA